A genomic window from Plasmodium malariae genome assembly, chromosome: 10 includes:
- the PmUG01_10031800 gene encoding conserved Plasmodium protein, unknown function produces the protein MLLPSIYRYCAEKKIYRFIRTAALNNKINITGGDGAKKKKKKLSSKTTKYINYLFLKRKKVEEQIRFNNIKRKQLKDISTPFHVIYKIKNNQLQLVKKYPHLENSCKQNEAEQQLISDKNGPTSGHLRNAGTKSNQIYYVKDKGKNANKYLQIDTNMNIEKNVILTVMHTDRNVLHKGKDKLFDKYTKECTFYPCDNIRANKKWSNLKSMNSINNIIEIRKNKDINNLYLITSLINIYHENGYNYLVLNVMKQLKYLQYYMNIRQLSLIMYNLYKFYFISIIRNIFSKDDMANMDAYFDSFYVLDDHVFRRSVSSSSVSSNSVSSNSVSSNSVSSNSVSSNSVSSNSVSSNSVSSNSVSSSSVSSNSVSSSRGSGGDHMRYAMVEPSLIRAFLISLVSNLKKDLHDEKDMNVLSKIIFVFSFFHVHDKQLYEMLIDRILKSVHIKSNHKINYFSLISLAFEKLNLYYSKISFIHSYIITKKMKKLTKTAQTFFMTNKYKRKKLKQVNLFDVHKKKKKISLIHLKDLLTYMYVMNRNNLKNNKFVLTLLNYASCYFNQSRASGQATCYKYSYSQSVSTISHTSGICRVYPTSVLSSKDERITANGVRNNCLMYFTSLKNNNFKCTRDDDLKREKRKTMLFSYSNMILKSNTKNKKLNKFLALYSLYKINKNTHRSNLPKGYYTNCISLAEQRDVGARGIYAIDSNVTGIDVTGIDVTGIDVTGIDVTGIDVTGIDVTGSNVTGSNVTGSNVTGSNVSGSDITAGGGFTTLQRAELDDGRMMRGRMAHADSAQCVSINRGDKCSSTRQRGNCEENVDRTAQKGGYISTVVGGSTENYGSVSGSVAYRGNFPAREKKDGVMITGKPFINCYNINLFSLTLVLHHLVHYDYLYLKKVEAFNSLVKLYLDLIRSTKLRNMHYFYTYRIIEINRKINIFNNFIIKLLYSSILFKCSTDNLFNKSIILSFYAHNVCFYLIMLYEQLVKSKIKDYVLNDAVHTYILNFLKYSNNVEEGADHLLYLRCLKVLCLVKCRRIDGYRDIGIRGSSSVGSNGSNPVKRRYVLRNGFITASHSDRENVDQEKRAVIEEYANSWPYFDFQFLIFKNMKKVKWRSIDNLCLLKFYKYMNKLKKVENICRNRRSYCGDKVRQLSDDVHNKICKIVKERIYDFSFLDLIKLYLYSNKELKRKVFHLGFFFNNLLSSGSNIMAKNGDDVYAFLIFKTTITHMCLSEILKKKKKKGKFFIKHFEEIGVKILTMYKNYAQKNIEKIKKKYLYQTVVYTFLYLCMLFQKKNIKNCEHKMTNEKKKVKERKRKKGIVENLFEILKISLNNWLFSTDERSVLIYVFLLHMQNIQSRNKQIRALFFSKRHAENFVQVVSPRCMEQMNKIFRSHFIRCSSCMTYVNPLLLFFLFKYIIFLKNYKNRKEKKNVEQLINSSTIYHHLLSANNDYCYLDFIFYAINKNNFILSNTLFDDFTNIYFNKQNYTYKKGPTITDNFVHAEGANPYISSPHMPGIHTSSTHAYHLWEWNKLINVLSTNQNDQHIYKSIAYNFIARRRSIEYSMKTALNMNKKEMFFL, from the coding sequence ATGCTCCTTCCATCGATATACCGCTACTGTGCAGAGAAGAAAATTTATAGGTTTATCAGAACAGCTGccttaaataacaaaataaatatcacAGGGGGGGATggggcaaaaaaaaaaaaaaaaaaattaagctcAAAAActactaaatatattaattatctttttctgaaaaggaaaaaagtagAAGAACAAATAcgttttaataatataaaaaggaaacaaCTAAAAGATATATCAACTCCATTTcatgttatttataaaattaaaaataatcaatTACAGCTGGTGAAGAAATATCCCCATTTGGAAAATTCTTGTAAGCAGAATGAAGCAGAACAACAGCTCATCAGTGATAAAAATGGACCAACCAGTGGTCATTTAAGAAATGCGGGTACTAAGTCTAACCAAATTTATTATGTCAaagataaaggaaaaaatgcaaataagTATTTGCAGATTGACACTAATATGAATATAGAAAAGAATGTAATACTAACAGTGATGCACACAGATAGAAACGTACTTCATAAGGGTAAAGACAAGCTTTTTGATAAGTACACAAAGGAGTGTACATTTTATCCTTGTGATAATATTAGAGCAAACAAAAAATGGAgcaatttaaaaagtatgaatagcattaataatattatcgaaataagaaaaaataaagacatAAACAATTTGTACTTGATAACaagtttaataaatatatatcatgaaAATGGTTACAACTATTTAGTTCTAAATGTAATGAAACAGCTAAAATATTTGCAGTACTATATGAATATTAGACAACTAAGTCTAATCATGTATAATTtgtacaaattttattttataagtatCATAAGGAACATATTTTCAAAGGACGATATGGCAAATATGGACGCCTATTTCGATTCGTTTTACGTGTTGGACGACCACGTGTTCCGGCGTAGTGTAAGTAGTAGCAGTGTAAGTAGTAACAGTGTAAGTAGTAACAGTGTAAGTAGTAACAGTGTAAGTAGTAACAGTGTAAGTAGTAACAGTGTAAGTAGTAACAGTGTAAGTAGTAACAGTGTAAGTAGTAACAGTGTAAGTAGTAGCAGTGTAAGCAGTAACAGTGTAAGTAGTAGCAGGGGTAGCGGTGGCGATCACATGAGGTACGCCATGGTCGAGCCCAGCTTGATAAGGGCGTTTCTCATATCGTTGGTCAGCAACCTGAAGAAGGATTTACATGACGAAAAGGATATGAATGTGTTGAGCAAAAtaattttcgttttttcctttttccatGTCCATGATAAACAATTGTATGAGATGTTAATTGacagaattttaaaaagtgttCACATAAAGAGTaatcataaaattaattatttttccttaatatCCTTGGCTTTTGAAAAGCTAAATTTATACTACTCCAAAATTTCCTTTATACattcttatattattacaaagaaaatgaaaaaattgacAAAAACAGcacaaacattttttatgaccaataaatataaaagaaaaaaattaaaacaagtCAACTTATTTgatgtacataaaaaaaaaaaaaaaatttctctAATTCATCTGAAGGATTTACTCACCTATATGTACGTAATGAACAGAAATAATCTAAAGAACAATAAATTTGTTCTCACCTTATTAAATTATGCTAGTTGCTACTTCAACCAAAGTAGGGCAAGTGGACAAGCCACTTGCTATAAGTACTCATACTCTCAGAGTGTTAGCACCATTAGCCACACTAGTGGTATTTGCAGGGTTTACCCTACGAGTGTGCTATCCTCAAAGGATGAACGCATAACAGCAAATGGTGTACGCAATAACTGCTTGATGTATTTTACAagtttgaaaaataataattttaagtgTACCCGAGATGACGATttgaaaagggaaaaaagaaaaacgatGTTGTTCTCATACAGTAATATGATTCTCAAAAGTaatacgaaaaataaaaaattaaataaatttttagcCCTCTATTcgttatataaaataaataaaaatactcaTCGTAGTAATTTACCAAAGGGTTACTACACAAACTGCATTTCGTTAGCTGAGCAAAGGGATGTAGGTGCGAGGGGTATCTATGCAATAGATAGTAACGTAACTGGTATTGACGTAACTGGTATTGACGTAACTGGTATTGACGTAACTGGTATTGACGTAACTGGTATTGACGTAACTGGTATTGACGTAACTGGTAGTAACGTAACTGGTAGTAATGTAACTGGTAGTAACGTAACTGGTAGTAACGTCAGTGGTAGCGATATTACCGCCGGTGGGGGCTTCACTACATTGCAGAGGGCAGAACTGGACGATGGAAGAATGATGCGTGGAAGGATGGCTCATGCTGATTCTGCTCAATGTGTATCCATAAACAGGGGAGATAAATGTTCTTCCACAAGACAAAGGGGAAATTGCGAAGAAAACGTAGATCGAACTGCGCAAAAAGGGGGATATATCAGTACTGTTGTTGGTGGTTCTACTGAAAATTATGGTAGTGTTAGTGGTTCCGTTGCTTACCGGGGGAACTTCCCCGCACGTGAGAAGAAGGACGGTGTTATGATTACAGGTAAACCGTTCATAAATTGCTACaacattaatttattttctcttacATTAGTGTTGCATCATTTGGTGCATTATGATTatctatatttaaaaaaagttgaaGCTTTCAATAGTTTAGTTAAGTTATACTTAGATCTAATAAGAAGTACGAAATTACGAaatatgcattatttttacacTTATCGAATTATTGAAATTAATAgaaagataaatatttttaataattttattatcaaattattatattcctCCATTTTGTTTAAATGTAGCACTGACAATCTTTTTAACAAGTCAATCATTCTCAGTTTTTACGCACATAATGTTTGTTTCTATTTGATTATGTTATATGAACAATTagtaaaaagcaaaataaaagacTACGTTTTGAATGATGcagtacacacatatatattgaattTCCTTAAGTATAGTAATAATGTTGAAGAGGGGGCTGATCACTTGCTCTATCTTCGATGCTTAAAGGTTCTCTGTTTAGTGAAATGTAGAAGAATTGATGGATACAGGGATATAGGTATCCGTGGAAGCAGTAGCGTAGGCAGCAATGGAAGCAATCCTGTCAAGCGCAGGTATGTACTACGTAATGGCTTTATCACGGCCAGCCATAGCGATAGAGAAAATGTGGATCAGGAAAAGAGGGCAGTCATAGAGGAGTATGCGAATAGTTGGCCATATTTtgattttcaatttttaatttttaaaaatatgaaaaaagtgAAATGGCGTTCTATCGATAATTTgtgtttattaaaattttacaaatacatgaataaattaaaaaaagtggaAAATATTTGTAGGAATAGACGAAGTTATTGTGGTGACAAGGTCAGGCAGTTATCTGACGATGTGCACAATAAGATATGTAAAATAGTTAAAGAAAGAATTTAtgacttttcttttttagatttgataaaattgtacttatatagcaataaagaattaaaaaggaaagtaTTTCATTTGGGATTCTTCttcaataatttattatcatcAGGGAGTAACATAATGGCAAAAAATGGAGATGATGTTTACgcctttttaatttttaaaacaacTATCACACACATGTGTTTAAGtgagatattaaaaaaaaaaaaaaaaaaggggaaattttttattaaacattttGAAGAAATTGGTGTAAAAATTCTAACCATGtacaaaaattatgcacagaaaaatattgaaaaaataaaaaagaaatatttataccaAACAGTTgtgtatacttttttatatttgtgtatgctttttcaaaaaaagaatataaaaaattgtgaGCACAAAATGacaaacgaaaaaaaaaaagtaaaagaaagaaaaagaaaaaaagggataGTGGAAAATTTGTtcgaaattttaaaaattagcCTGAACAACTGGTTATTCAGTACAGACGAAAGGAGTGTACTCATATacgtttttcttttacatatgcaaaatatacaaagtagaaataaacaaataagagctttattttttagcaAAAGGCATGCAGAAAATTTTGTACAAGTGGTTTCACCGCGTTGTAtggaacaaatgaacaaaatatttagatCCCATTTTATTAGGTGCTCATCATGTATGACATATGTTAATCCATtacttttattctttttatttaaatatataatatttttaaagaattacaAGAAtagaaaggaaaagaaaaatgtagaaCAACTTATTAACAGCAGTACTATATATCATCATCTCTTGAGTGCAAATAATGACTATTGTTATCTcgactttattttttatgccataaataaaaataattttatactaaGCAACACTCTGTTTGATGATTtcacaaatatttattttaataaacaaaattataccTACAAAAAGGGACCTACTATTACTGATAATTTTGTACACGCAGAAGGTGCAAATCCATACATATCAAGCCCACACATGCCAGGCATCCACACGTCAAGCACCCACGCGTACCATTTATGGGAATGGAATAAACTAATCAACGTTTTGTCAACAAACCAGAACGAtcagcatatatataaaagcatTGCTTATAACTTTATTGCTCGTAGGAGATCCATAGAGTACTCAATGAAAACTGCATTGAACatgaacaaaaaagaaatgttttTCCTCTAG
- the OPRT gene encoding orotate phosphoribosyltransferase, putative: MKIEYSNASNLTDEDLYGKYVQLRKSIDMEKGTTHSDYIKEMKDLLMAVLLKYKAIKFGDFVLKSKRKSKYFFSSGVLNNIVSANIISFLIANLILTKNIPFDYLLGASYKGIPIVTLTSHFLFSSNKFANVFYLYDRKEKKEYGDKTAIVGNIDEQDTTIIDNGNTNHSKEKNVIIIDDVFTCGTALGEIINKLKCYHNLKVIAFIVLLNRNEYEINEMNEKVYFKDLFEQKFHIPLYSILSYNEDLEHIIG, from the coding sequence aTGAAAATAGAATACAGCAACGCAAGTAATTTAACAGATGAGGATTTATATGGCAAGTATGTACAGCTTCGTAAGAGCATAGATATGGAAAAGGGCACTACCCATAGTGACTACATTAAAGAAATGAAGGACTTATTAATGGCTgtccttttaaaatataaagctATAAAATTTGGCGATTTCGTTTTAAAATCAAAAAGAAAatcgaaatattttttttcaagtggcgttcttaataatattgtttcagcaaatattatttcctttttaatagCTAACTTAATTTTGACAAAGAATATTCCTTTTGATTATTTACTTGGGGCATCTTATAAAGGAATTCCAATTGTTACTCTGACTAGCCATTTCTTATTTAGTTCCAATAAATTTgcaaatgttttttatttatatgatagaaaggaaaaaaaagaatatggTGATAAGACCGCTATTGTTGGAAATATAGATGAACAGGACACCACTATTATTGACAATGGTAATACTAATCatagtaaagaaaaaaatgtaataattattgATGATGTATTTACTTGTGGTACTGCTTTAggagaaataataaataaattgaaatGCTATCATAATTTGAAAGTTATAGCTTTTATTGTTCTTCTTAATAGAAAtgaatatgaaataaatgaaatgaatgaaaaagtttattttaaagatttATTTGAGCAAAAATTTCATATCCCCCTGTACAGTATTCTTAGCTACAACGAGGACCTTGAGCATATCATTGGATAG
- the PmUG01_10032000 gene encoding ras-related protein Rab-1B, putative encodes MNDSYDSLFKILLIGDSGVGKSCLLLRFADDTYTDSYISTIGVDFKIKTIEIDDKIIKLQIWDTAGQERFRTITSSYYRGAQGIIIVYDVTDRDSFNNVKNWIIEIEKYASEDVQKILIGNKIDLKNDRSVSYEEGKELADSCNIQFLETSAKIAHNVEQAFKTMAYEIKNKSQLENQQKGRTHINLNAKPVKDNKKKCC; translated from the exons ATGAATGATAGCTA TGATAGcttattcaaaattttgttaattggAGATAGTGGTGTTGGGAAATCCTGTTTACTCCTTCGTTTTGCc gatGATACCTACACAGATAGTTACATTAGCACAATAGGAGTGGACttcaaaattaaaactatAGAAATtgatgataaaataataaaattgcaaata tgGGATACAGCGGGACAGGAAAGGTTCAGAACAATAACATCATCATATTATAGAGGAGCGcaag GTATTATCATAGTATACGATGTGACAGATAGAGACAGTTTCAATAACGTCAAAAACTGGATAATTGAGATAGAAAA GTATGCTTCGGAGGATGTTCAAAAAATACTGATAGGGAATAAAatagatttaaaaaatgatcgAAGTGTAAGTTATGAAGAAGGAAAAGAATTAGCCGATAGTTGtaatattcaatttttagAAACCTCAGCTAAAATAGCCCATAATGTTGAACAGGCGTTTAAAACGATGgcatatgaaataaaaaataagtctCAACTTGAAAATCAGCAAAAAGGAAGGACACACATAAACTTGAACGCAAAACCAGTTaaggataataaaaaaaagtgttgctaa
- the PmUG01_10032100 gene encoding conserved Plasmodium protein, unknown function, with amino-acid sequence MERYKLFINELKEENKKIRKKIIFVNNKIKYKVLNDGVIKYNKYFVKSYREEKKNNVYKYYKHKITSSKRKKKFLNDDFPYFEIYKNTNDAFKNNLSGYRLLKIMQNYNELKLFHFCAKNDLKNYAYLYSHIIEIVIKKRDLYTIDQVLLLTDNIRKLNYYNPYFCKLICREVYLDIYKIKHMSQITRFIKFLMHFNIFNFYYLDKIYKYIIYLVTQSNGWKLTPVGANTATAAASNATIAAASNATIAAASNATIAAASNATIATASTSTASTNNDDDTITFRTKVHVNEEGGIRDAAFDAILLPVYNGDIATLSTSFLKYKHFNEDMLMMLIYLYDHENYKHLKNVETLYHLSTLSEYYNFINKYYNTANFFMNTFKNDILKNTSHHSNFILLMKTFYNICKMCNTSFHFDTYNLIIQKYGFLNDKLEECVHGGVLEARNAMNYVLTACAKKKKKKNVQKIGKDYKNENKMEHKNEAIVIRKKYNKDKEEDKQQNQQKQNQKQQQQGGKKSSTDQREDNLIAPHQKAPFQPFNMNIHDNNLKRHTINDDYLIMHSYNESHANSNNFYYLFDAIKYIILFVELKILSFSPFKKKKIERLAEIEFLKRKNFERDNEKNVYKYISQNISKEQREHMEYILRTNKHDRDFDDTNLKFLFYLNYNKYQCDNDTYDYGANLKEESNDKWEEETTSQNERDEKKEKTQRGIILSSDDINNYVKEKQDIKFNLKDDTYFSHIFFHLSSIQFILIFFFLSTAQFSKEEERIMKESLEALAFYKSILQRLDVNDVADLFYFLTVFQVIQGYQEGTIKKNEYGYYEVMKKKDNEELYKLLSNILIKKIINIREENLYKIILSCANTAYSDVYLNHFLKNFNRHIKFSKMRKFMNC; translated from the exons ATGgaaagatataaattatttataaatgaactaaaggaagaaaacaagaaaatcaggaaaaagattattttcgtaaataacaaaataaaatataaggtATTAAATGATGGAGTaattaaatacaataaatattttgtaaaaagttATCgagaggaaaagaaaaacaatgTGTATAAATACTATAAACACAAAATTACGAGtagcaaaagaaaaaaaaaatttttaaatgatgatTTCccatattttgaaatatataaaaataccaatgatgcttttaaaaataatttatcagGATATcgtcttttaaaaattatgcaaaactataatgaattaaaattatttcatttttgtgcAAAAAATGACCTGAAAAATTAtgcttatttatattcacaTATCATAGaaattgtaataaaaaaaagagatctTTATACCATCGATCAAGTGTTACTATTAACTgataatataagaaaattaaattattacaatcCCTACTTTTGTAAACTTATATGTAGAGAAGTCTATCtagacatatataaaattaagcaTATGAGCCAGATAACTCGTTTTATAAAGTTTTTGATGcatttcaatattttcaacttttattatttggacaaaatttataaatatattatatacctAGTTACCCAGAGCAACGGGTGGAAGCTCACGCCCGTTGGTGCGAATACCGCCACTGCTGCTGCTTCTAATGCTACTATTGCTGCTGCTTCTAATGCTACTATTGCTGCTGCTTCTAATGCTACTATTGCTGCTGCTTCTAATGCTACTATTGCTACTGCTTCTACTTCTACTGCCTCTActaataatgatgatgataCAATAACTTTCAGAACAAAAGTACACGTGAATGAAGAAGGGGGGATACGCGATGCAGCCTTTGATGCCATTCTTCTGCCAGTATATAACGGTGATATCGCCACCTTATCAAcgtcttttttaaaatataaacatttcaACGAGGATATGTTAATGATGCTAATCTATCTGTATGATCATGAGaattataaacatttaaaaaatgtcgAAACGTTGTATCATTTGTCGACATTAAgtgaatattataattttataaacaaatattacaACACTGctaacttttttatgaatacatttaaaaatgatatattaaagaatacATCTCATCACagcaattttattttattaatgaaaacattttataatatatgtaagatGTGTAACACGTCTTTCCATTTTGACAcctataatttaattattcaaaAGTATGGCTTCTTAAACGATAAACTAGAAGAGTGTGTGCATGGAGGCGTGTTAGAGGCGAGGAACGCCATGAATTATGTGTTAACCGCGTGcgcaaaaaagaaaaaaaaaaaaaatgtgcaaaAAATAGGAAAGGATTACAAAAATGAGAACAAAATGGAGCACAAAAACGAAGCAATAGTTATtaggaaaaaatacaataaggATAAGGAGGAAGACAAGCAGCAGAATCAGCAGAAGCAGAATCAGAAGCAGCAGCAGCAGGGAGGGAAAAAAAGCTCTACTGATCAACGCGAAGATAACCTCATTGCACCTCATCAGAAGGCACCTTTCCAACCATTTAATATGAACATACATGATAATAACTTAAAAAGACATACCATAAATGAcgattatttaattatgcaCTCGTATAATGAATCCCATGCTAATagcaataatttttactaCCTATTTGAcgcaataaaatatattatattatttgtagaattaaaaatactatCATTTTCtccctttaaaaaaaaaaaaatagaacgTTTAGCCGAaattgaatttttaaaaagaaaaaattttgaaagagataacgaaaaaaatgtgtataaatacatttctCAAAATATTAGTAAAGAACAACGGGAGCAtatggaatatatattaagaacaAATAAGCACGACAGAGATTTTGATGATACaaatttgaaatttttattttatttaaattataataagtaTCAATGCGATAATGATACGTATGATTATGGCgcaaatttaaaagaagaatCTAACGATAAATGGGAGGAAGAAACAACATCACAGAATGAGagagatgaaaaaaaagaaaaaacgcAAAGGGGAATAATCCTTTCATCGGacgatattaataattatgtaaagGAGAAACAGGATATCAAATTCAATTTAAAGGAtgatacatatttttctcatattttttttcacttatCTTCAATACAA tttattttaatttttttttttttatctactGCACAGTTCAGCAAGGAAGAAGAGCGCATAATGAAAGAGTCTCTTGAAGCCTTAGCATTTTACAAAAGCATTTTACAAAGACTTGACGTTAATGACGTGGCTGATTTGTTCTACTTTTTAACGGTGTTTCAAGTTATTCag GGTTATCAAGAaggaacaataaaaaaaaatgaatacgGTTATTATGAAGttatgaagaaaaaggaTAATGAGGAATTGTATAAACTACTGTCCAATATTTTAAtcaagaaaattattaacatacGAGAAGAAAATttgtacaaaataattttatcttgTGCAAACACTGCTTACTCG GATGTCTATTTGAatcactttttaaaaaattttaataggCACATAAAATTCAGCAAAATGAGAAAATTTATGAACTGTTAA
- the PmUG01_10032200 gene encoding conserved Plasmodium protein, unknown function has translation MHGIRALFLFKSTDFNYDLVYQKHFINVEICAKNVQDSNYVNVLNMKNVETIIKNQIINKRNEDVGAHETFLELNRTISCYNIRVKNKIVHPFLLVKREKFILVTLLIIDDLNCTEDITIIENNTTKLLYYNFMNDFLNFVETNIGRYNHSIITTTTSYNTLYNKIELQKFTNCLDSYIICVIPYGRLNKENCSFLNYIKKDMYKCGDILESNFFIFYNFLFLINKDNTIMGKNKSADFGSNFVGLNEEDEEHVELGSCNEPGENNEYSECCSGEHPVKKGNLSYTTRKKHNDILYVNSKPPFVVYKNDTFMNSKVKCNFFNLLLRFFIILKHIKKLNTLQFSKNYYYPFYLLFFYNYSIFFEKNKKIPIINKYDQNENIKISKQNIQTYVPVYLHEKNKDNRLHLLIKEELTCFITEYQNQCAEIKGDIILKCDDDKYVDLDMTIELDSECCDVYVADFVNMRKRHKTVNIQLSSKYASSRILTYFYKNMTCPFIGFYKFKRINEKQVEINVTLKWSDEIPCIKIEKKSNEYLFLRLPFLSEIVHHNLKWDLGKVKFESKKEVKWMLDDLTRESHANLSGTIEFNDKGMSMTQMIGEIHIFSKWNYSKTNIVHVNKKCSAQHFMQSKRIALISSEVINSS, from the exons ATGCACGGAATTAGAGCACTGTTTTTGTTCAAATCAACGGACTTTAATTACGATTTGGTATAccaaaaacattttattaatgtgGAAATATGCGCCAAAAATGTACAA GATTCgaattatgtaaatgtacTCAACATGAAAAACGTCGAAACGATTATTAAGAATCagataattaataaaaggaaTGAAGATGTGGGTGCACATGAAACTTTTCTTGAGTTAAATAGGACGATAAGTTGCTACAATATAAGggtaaagaataaaatagttcatccttttttgttagtaaaaagagaaaagttTATATTAGTAACTCTTCTCATAATTGATGATTTAAATTGTACAGAagatattactattatagaaaataatacaacaaaattactttattacaatttcatgaatgattttttaaattttgttgaAACAAATATTGGTAGATATAACCATagtattattactactacaacaagttataatacattatataataaaatagaattacAGAAATTTACAAACTGTCTGGactcatatataatatgtgttATTCCCTATGGAAGACTTAATAAAGAGAATTGTTCTTTcttgaattatataaagaaagaCATGTACAAATGTGGAGATATTTTGGAgagtaattttttcattttttataattttttgtttttaataaataaagataatactattatgggaaaaaataaatcggCTGATTTTGGAAGTAATTTTGTTGGCCTGAATGAGGAGGATGAGGAACATGTCGAACTTGGCTCGTGTAATGAACCTGGTGAGAACAATGAATACAGTGAATGCTGCTCAGGTGAACATCCAGTGAAAAAGGGAAATTTAAGTTATACAACAAGGAAAAAACACAacgatatattatatgttaatagTAAACCTCCATTTGtagtttataaaaatgataccTTTATGAACAGTAAGgtaaaatgtaatttttttaatttactgttaaggttttttattatactaaaacatataaaaaaattaaatactttacaattttccaaaaattattattaccctttttatcttttattcttttacaattattctatattttttgaaaaaaataaaaaaatacccataattaataaatatgaccAAAATgagaacataaaaattagCAAGCAGAATATTCAAACCTATGTACCGGTTTACCTGCACga GAAGAACAAGGACAACCGACTGCACCTACTCATTAAAGAAGAGCTGACTTGCTTCATAACGGAGTACCAAAATCAATGTGCTGAAATAAAG GgtgatataatattaaaatgcgACGACGATAAATATGTAGACCTAGATATGACAATCGAGTTGGACAGCGAATGTTGTGATGTATATGTTGCAGATTTTGTTAATATGAGAAAAAG GCATAAAACTGTGAACATTCAACTTTCAAGCAAATATGCGAGTAGCAGAATATTGAcctatttttacaaaaatatgacTTGTCCATTTATTG gattttataaatttaaaagaattaatgaaaaacaaGTAGAAATAAATGTAACACTAAAATGGAGTGATGAAATACCTTgcataaaaattgaaaaaaagtCAAAcgaatatttgtttttaagaCTACCATTCCTCAGTGAGATTGTCCATCATAATTTGAAATGGGACTTG GGGAAGGTCAAATTTGAAagcaaaaaagaagtaaaatgGATGCTGGATGATTTAACAA GGGAATCCCACGCGAATCTGTCTGGAACCATAGAATTTAATGATAAGG GGATGTCCATGACGCAGATGATTGGGGAAATTCACATTTTTTCCAAATGGAATTATTCAAAAACTAATATTGttcatgtaaataaaaagtgtTCAGCTCAACATTTCATGCAGTCAAAACGGATAGCTCTAATAAGTTCTGAAGTTATTAACAGTTCATAA